A portion of the Sus scrofa isolate TJ Tabasco breed Duroc chromosome 5, Sscrofa11.1, whole genome shotgun sequence genome contains these proteins:
- the LOC100524678 gene encoding LOW QUALITY PROTEIN: olfactory receptor 6C2-like (The sequence of the model RefSeq protein was modified relative to this genomic sequence to represent the inferred CDS: inserted 1 base in 1 codon), whose protein sequence is MSLNHKCRLSRRQASVMRNHTVTTFILLGLTDEPQLKTLVFIFLFLTYMLSVTGNLTIISLTSTDSHLKTAMYFFLQNFSFLEIAFTSACIPKYLYNIATGDKTITYNSCATQLFFTDLFAVTEFFLLAAMSYDRYVAICKPLHYVTIVNHTVCRRLIIGSWLAGLLIIIPXLSLGLKLEFCDSNVIDHFVCDAAPLLKISCSETWLIEQMVIVCAVLTFIMTLVCVVLSYVHILKTILQFPSAQQRKKAFSTCSSHMIVVSISYGSCIFTYVKPSAKKSVAVNKGVTLLTTSIAPMLNPFIYTLRNKQVKQAFDDTIKRFALFLKK, encoded by the exons ATGTCTCTGAATCATAAATGCAGACTGAGCAGGAGGCAGGCCTCAGTGATGAGAAACCACACAGTAACAACTTTTATCCTGCTGGGACTCACAGATGAGCCACAGCTGAAGACTCTGGTTTTCATCTTCCTGTTTCTCACCTACATGCTGAGCGTCACTGGGAACCTGACCATCATCTCCCTCACCTCCACAGACTCTCACCTCAAAActgccatgtactttttcctacaAAACTTCTCCTTCTTGGAAATCGCATTTACATCTGCTTGTATTCCCAAATACTTGTACAACATAGCAACAGGTGATAAGACCATCACATATAACAGTTGCGCTACTCAACTATTTTTTACTGATCTCTTTGCTGTAACTGAGTTTTTCCTCCTGgccgccatgtcctatgaccgctacgtggccatctgcaaacccctgcattacgTGACCATCGTGAACCACACGGTCTGCAGGAGACTCATCATTGGTTCCTGGCTGGCTGGCTTGTTGATCATCATCC CACTCAGCCTGGGCCTAAAGCTGGAATTCTGTGACTCCAATGTCATTGACCATTTTGTCTGTGATGCAGCCCCCCTCCTAAAGATCTCATGCTCAGAAACGTGGCTCATAGAGCAGATGGTCATAGTCTGTGCTGTGTTGACCTTTATCATGACACTTGTGTGTGTGGTTCTATCCTACGTACACATCCTCAAGACCATTTTGCAATTcccttctgcccagcaaaggaaaaaggcattTTCTACATGTTCTTCCCACATGATCGTGGTCTCCATCAGCTATGGAAGCTGTATCTTCACCTATGTTAAACCTTCAGCAAAGAAATCAGTGGCTGTTAATAAGGGTGTGACACTGCTCACTACTTCCATTGCTCCCATGCTGAATCCTTTCATTTACACCTTGAGAAACAAGCAAGTGAAACAAGCCTTTGATGATACAATCAAAAGATTTGCATTGTTCCTAAAGAAATAA